Genomic DNA from Paucilactobacillus hokkaidonensis JCM 18461:
CTATTAACGTTTATTTTTACGTTTTTGGTGGTGCACTTAGTTCATTTTATTCAACGTTATTTTAAATTACCGAGTGTGCTAATTGTAATTGTTACGTACGCAGTTCTATTTGCCGCACTTTATTTTGGGATAACTAACTATTTGCCGAAATTGATTACGCAAATTGTTAGGATGACAACTTCGCTCATTGATTTTTATCAAAATCCAGATCGCAATACGTATGAACTATTTAAATTTGTCACGAATTATATTGGTTCATCTGGGATTACAGAACAGTTTAAAAAGGGTGTCGGACTAGTCTTTACGTATATTACTAGTGTTGGATCTATGGGTGTGACATTTGTTTTATCATTAATTTTGAGTTTCTTTTATTCGATTGAGCTTAAACAGATGAATTCATTTTCCCATTTATTTTTGGATAGTGAATTTGGCTGGTTCTTCCAAGATTTAGCTTTCTTTGGTCATAAATTTGTGAATACATTTGGGGTGGTACTGGAGGCACAGTTTTTTATTGCCATTTGTAACACTGCAATTACGACGGTTATTTTAATTTTTATGGGAATGCCACAAATTATGGCACTAGCGATTATGATTTTTATCTTGAGTTTAATTCCAGTTGCCGGAGTCATTGTTTCGTGCATTCCACTTAGTATTATCGGATATTCTGTTGGTGGAATTCGAGATGTCGTTTATATTTTAATTATGATTACGGCTGTCCATATGTTAGAAGCGTATGTGCTGAACCCTAAATTTATGTCGAGTCGAACGGAGCTGCCGATCTTTTATACTTTCGTAGTATTGCTGGTTAGTGAGCGATTATTCGGAGTTTGGGGCTTAATCGTGGGGGTTCCGATTTTTACATTCCTACTAGATATCCTTGGGGTGAAATCGATTCCGCGTCCTAAACGGAGACTAAGGCGACCACATTCGAAGATAAAACCAGGAAATTAATAGAAATTACTTTCGGTTTTATGAATTTCAGAGTAAAATGATAATGATAATATGAAAGAAAGAGGTCATTGATAACATGGCAAAACTTGTATTGATTCGTCACGGACAAAGTGAATGGAACCTATCTAACCAATTTACTGGTTGGGTGGATGTTGATTTAAGTGAAGAAGGCGTTCAACAGGCTAAAAACGCCGGTGCTGCAATCAAAAAAGCAGGCATCGAGTTTGACTATGCGTATACTTCAGTTTTAACACGTGCCATTAAGACATTGCACTATGCTTTGGAAGGATCCGATCAACTTTGGGTTCCAGAAACAAAGACATGGCGTTTAAACGAACGTCATTACGGTGCATTGCAAGGCCAAAACAAAGCTGAAGCTGCTAAAAAGTGGGGCGACGATCAAGTTCATACATGGCGTCGTTCATACGATGTATTACCTCCATTGTTGGATGCAAATGATGAAGGCTCAGCTGCAAAGGACCGTCGTTATGCTAACTTGGATCCTCGCTTGATCCCTGGTGGTGAAAACTTAAAGGTTACGTTGGAACGTGTTATGCCTTTATGGGAAGATGAAATTGCTCCTAAGTTACTTGATGGTCAAAACATCATTATCGCCGCACATGGTAATTCATTGCGTGCATTGAGCAAGTATATCGAACAAATCTCAGACGAAGACATTATCAGCTTGGAAATGGCAACTGGCCAACCAGTTGTTTATGACTTTGATGAGAAGTTGAATGTACTGGGTAAGGAAAAATACTAAATTAAAATAGAGTGCAAACTAACTTGTTTAGCTTGCGTGGTGTAAAGACAAGGCCACCATTATGTTTCGTACTTTGAAGCATGATGGTGGCCTTGGTTTTACACTCAGCCAGCTGAGTCAGTTTGCACGATTGATCAGTAAAAAATGGTACTAAACTAAAATCTAAATGTATGAGAATTTAAAAATCACATCTAGTGTAACTTGCGCGCTAAATGTGATTTTTAGTATTAAGTTAAATATCAATTGTTTGATAGTATCAGCTGGTTAATTGGCCACAAAATTATTTTCTGCTAAAAATGTCCAAAAGTTCATTGTTGGTACATTAAACTCATTGGCAACAAAGGGGATTTTTGGTTCATTATCAGATTTATTTCCGTTAGGACCAGTACTTCTTTCATCGGTCAGAATAGTATATGAATTTTTCATTGCACAAGCAATTAGCCAAGGATCAGCTTTTTCATATTTAGCTGTCCATTCTTGATAGCCGGCTGCTGTCCATAGATTAGACGCAAGTAAATATTGAGTAATTTGTGTATATTCAGCAATACAATCATCGGCTTTAATAATTTTATTTTGATAGTTTTGTTTAGTCCAATTTTTTAAGTCATCATTCTTTGAGGTTAATTCATTGTATACACGATCCAACATATAAAAATGCGGTGTTTGCAGAAAAAAATGCCATACAACTGGGAAATATTGTTGTCGATAACGGCGGTTGGAGGTAATGAGAATATTTGAGTCTACTAAATAGCCGTTCATACTAGGGCCTCACGTTCATTAAAAGTTTCAATCGTTTTATCTAACATTTTATAGCTGATTCCAATTAAAGTTGCAGCCTGTGTTGGCTGTATAGTACCTGTTTCTTGCGCGGATACGAGTGCGTTCATGTATCTTTTATCGTTTAGTGTGAGTGCATTATTGTATGGATTTCCACCAGAGCTTTTTTTTAATGATCCGGAATTAGATAATATTGCTACTTCGTTAATATTATTAATCAGGCCAATTTCTTGAGCACGGATAGCGGCTGCTTCTGGGCTTGTATTAAAGTATCGAGCTGTTTTATTAATGTCATGATTTTTAAAAATATTTTTGAACTTACCTTCGGGCATCAAGAAAGCCGATACAATTTTATTAATGTTGCGTTCCTCGGTAACATCAGTGTCTTTGTCGCTAAGCAATTCATCCGATCCATGTAAAATATGAATAAATTCATGTATCAGCGAAAAAATCCGGGCCGTATAACTGTCCTTTTGGTTAATAAAGATTAGTGGTGCGTAGTCGTCAAGTAAAACAAATGCGCGCAGCTCGGATACATCTAATGGTCTCGTCGTACCTAAGCCAGCATTTCCTTTTTGCATATTCAAAATACCTAAATGCGCTAACTGGTCTCGCAAATCATTAAACAGATCACGTGGCGAGTTAAAGTGATTTAGTGTCAGCAGATTAAGCACAGCATTTAAAGTTTCTGCATTGTTTAACTTACTGGCACTCCCTACGATCGACAATTTCTGGTTAGCCAAGCCACTTTCTTCTTTAAACCATGACTGTTTACGTCGCATTTCATAGATAATATCTCTTACATTGAGGCTTACCTCTGCGGGTACATTTTGCTGAGTGCGGAAGGCCAGCCGAATATCTTCTGTCTTTGGCGGTTTATCAAGGAGAAGGCTTCCAAATGGTATATGCAACCGGGTAGCAAAAGCCCCAAGTTGTTTGACTGTGGGCTGCAGATATAATTTAGATGATTGTTGAAGCCATTTATTTCTCTGAGTAATTTCAACCAGCGTATCTTCACCTAAATCAGTTGTTTCGAAGGCCCATTGCTTTAAAGACTCTTTAATTTTTATCCTAGTAGTTGCCAATTTAGAAGCCTCCTTTCACAATTATTATAACTGAACAGATGTTTGCGTGTAAAGCAGGGAAACTTTTGAACATGCCTGGAAGTTAGTCAATTAAAATAACGTGGTCCCATGGGCGCTACCAACCTTAAATGCAATAATTCCGCCAACAATGATTAGTACTGCAAGACCGACAGGTATGAGCCAAGACCAGCGATTGTTAACTGGTCTTGGCTGATTTTTATTTTCGGATGATTGTGGTTGAATTTGATGTTCGATATTTTCGTTAGTACTCGAAGATCGTGTCTGTCTTAGTCTTTGAGCCTGAACATTCCGAGTAATCCGTTTTTTGGCCGTTTCAAATTCGCTCTCATTTGGTTGTCGACCATTTTGATTCTCAAATCTGTGCTGCCATTTTTGCAGTTCATCATTCATTGATCATAATTTCCCTTCAGATAACATGTTTTATACATAGCACGAACTATTTACTTATATTGATTATATAATATAGCGTCTTGGATTGCAGATAATAATACTATTATTTTCGTTGATTAGATCAAAGCTCATAATTAAATATTACTCTATTAATAAATGCAATATGTTGTTGCCAACACTAATTGATTGAACTTGTTGACTCGCGTTCAACAATTTTAAAGGGCAGGTATTTAGATGTGAATGAGCGTTTTTTTAGTATAAAATCGATGCCCTCAGTTCCCATTGCGTAAAATTGTTGAGTAACACTGGTGATTCGTGGCCTAACAATATCAACAAGATTGGTACCATCAAAACTAATAATATTTAATTGTACTGGTACCTTAATCCCCATTTTAGTAGCTGTATTCATTAATCCTACGCCAACAAAATCGCTGGCACATATTACTGCAGTGATGGGTTCTTGCTCACGATAATTTTTCATTGCTTGAACACCGTCATCGTAGGTACAGTCTCCATATTGAATCCATGCTTTTTTTATTTGTAAGTTGTGATCTTGCATGCATTGTGAGTAACCGGCAATCCGTTGGCTAATTGAGCCATCTGCAGGGATACCAGCGATGCCAATCTTTTTATGACCCTTTTTAATTAAAAAATCAGTCGCTGCATATCCCATCTTAAAATTATCAGAGGTCACAAACGGAAACACTGAATTTTTCACAGATGTGGACAAGCAAACACAAGAGATACCGGCTTCTTTGAGCAGTTGTAAAATGTGATCGTTAAGCTCTAGGGAAACCAAAATTATGCCCTTCACGGCACGTTCACTGACTGTTTTAATTGCCCGTTCTTGTGAAACTTCGTCTGCATGGCCAGCATGTAATATAAACACATCGAGATTATTTTGTACGGCCTGATCCTCAATAGCAGAAATAATGCTATCACTGAAGTTTGATTTGGTATTTGAAACAATCACCGCAATCACGTGGCTTGTGCGCTGGACTAGTTCAACAGCAGAAGTGTTTTTAATATAGCCCATTTTGATGGCAGCATTTTGTACTTTTTTAACAGTTTCGCCATTGTGTTCGCCAGTATTCGCTAAAACTCTCGAAACTGTTGCAATCGACAAATTAGTTTCTTTGGCGATATCTTTAATTGTTATTCGTCCATCATGATCCATAAATATTCTCTTCCATCTTAATATCCTGGCGTTATTTTAAAATCGGCCGGATAGTGTTATTTATACTTATTCATATATAAAGTTAAGGGCAATTTATTAGGTTAGTCAAGTAATATATCAGATTGTCACCAAAAAGTTTCTCTTAAGCCATTGTAAACGTTTACAGAAAGAACTACAATCTTACTGTAAACGTTTACAGTAAATTCTAAGGAGATGTTCCTTTTGGAAAATACACATGATACTAAGGTTTCAATTAACAAAAAACGGCATTCATTACCAAACATAAGTTTAAAAACAATGTTTGCCATCACATTTGGATTTTGTGGAGTCAATATGGCCTTTTCTTTACAGACATCACAAATGAGTCGTATATTTCAGACGTTAGGAGCAGACCCTAACAAATTAGGGTTCTTCTTCATTTTTCCACCCCTAATTGGCATGATTATTCAACCGTTGTTAGGTAAATTTTCTGATGGCTTTTGGTCACCTAGATTTGGTCGCCGAATGCCATTACTCATGTTTTCTGCTCCAATGGCAGCAATAATTATGGTGTTATTGCCTAATGCGGGTTCATTTGGATTTGGTTATGCTTCTATGGGAGCATTAGTATTTGGATCCATTGCAATTATTTTGATGGATTTATCAAATAATGCTTGTATGCAGCCATTTAGAATGATTATCGGTGATATGGTGAATGAAAATCAGAAAGATAAGGCATGGTCATGGCAGCAATCATTTAGTAATCTGGGTGGTGTGTTAGCCAATATTTGTCCCTTTGTTTTAACTTGGATTGGAGTTGCCAACGTTGACAAAAAAGGGGTTGTGCCACTATCAGTTAGGTTATCATTTTACATTGCCGCTGTTATTTTATTACTTATTTCGGCTTACACAATTCTTTCTGTTAAAGAGTATGATCCTAAAACCTATGCACAATATCATAATTTTGATTATAAAGAGAAAAAAGAGAAAAAATCATATTGGACATTAATTAAAGAGGCACCCAAAACTTTTTGGGAAGTTGCATTTATTCAGTTCTTTGCTTATTTTGGGATTCAATATTTATGGACTTACACCACTGGTGCGATTGCACAAAACGTTTGGCATACTGCTAATTCTTCATCTGGTGGTTTTCAGGCCGCTGGTAATTGGTATGGTATTTTAACTTTTGTACAATCAGTTGTTGGAATTTTGTATGGCTTTTTAGTATTATCACGAACGAGCCAATTTAAACGCAAGTTTTGGTATCGAATTGGACTATTTTGTGGCGGACTTGGGATGATTTGGGTATCCTTGACGCATAATCAATATGCCCTGATCTTGGCCTTTGTACTAATTGGGGTTTGTTTCTTGACAATGCATACGGAACCATTTGCTATTTTCACAACAGCAACCGATGGCCAAAATGATGGCGCCTATATTGGTTTGTTCAATGTGTTCATTTGTTTACCTCAAATTATTGCATCCGTCAGCAGTTTTGTGATATTCCCACTAGTTGGAAATTCAATGGCTGCCATGGTTATGATTGGTGGTATATCATGGTTAATAGGTGCAGCTTTGATGAGTGTTATTAAAACAGATAGTCATGTTAAGAGTGAAACCATCAATTAATGAAAGGAAGCAGTTAATATATGTCTAGTCAGTCAATTGAATTTGAAGATAAAAACCAGCAAATTACATTGCATAATGATGATAATACCTTACAGTTAACAATCTTGGAACCAGATATTATCCAAGTTTTCCAGGATCATAATAAAAGTAAAAATTCATATGCCATTGAAGGTAATAAACAGGAAAAAGTTGAATATCAGGTAGTAAAAAAGGATCATTATATTGAAGTTACCACTAGTGCACTTTGTATCCAGGTCGATGCGGCTTTAAAAGTAGATGTGTACGATGCTACTGGTAATCCCCTAATTATTGATTATCGTGGTGAACGCCAATCAATTAATAAGACTGTGGATGAGGCCCATAAAAAAATTGTCCGATCTGAGGGCCATGAGGTTTCTACATTAAGCCATAAGGATGATACGTATTATGAAGTGGTTAAGTCATTAGATGATGACGAACAATTTTATGGATTGGGCGATAAAACCGGGTACCTTAACAAGCGTGGTTATGAGTATGATAACTGGAATTACGACGAACCGCGACCACATATTGAGAGCTTCACGCATTTATATAAATCTATTCCAGTTATGTTTGGTTTGAAGAATG
This window encodes:
- a CDS encoding LacI family DNA-binding transcriptional regulator, producing MDHDGRITIKDIAKETNLSIATVSRVLANTGEHNGETVKKVQNAAIKMGYIKNTSAVELVQRTSHVIAVIVSNTKSNFSDSIISAIEDQAVQNNLDVFILHAGHADEVSQERAIKTVSERAVKGIILVSLELNDHILQLLKEAGISCVCLSTSVKNSVFPFVTSDNFKMGYAATDFLIKKGHKKIGIAGIPADGSISQRIAGYSQCMQDHNLQIKKAWIQYGDCTYDDGVQAMKNYREQEPITAVICASDFVGVGLMNTATKMGIKVPVQLNIISFDGTNLVDIVRPRITSVTQQFYAMGTEGIDFILKKRSFTSKYLPFKIVERESTSSIN
- a CDS encoding SLC45 family MFS transporter yields the protein MFLLENTHDTKVSINKKRHSLPNISLKTMFAITFGFCGVNMAFSLQTSQMSRIFQTLGADPNKLGFFFIFPPLIGMIIQPLLGKFSDGFWSPRFGRRMPLLMFSAPMAAIIMVLLPNAGSFGFGYASMGALVFGSIAIILMDLSNNACMQPFRMIIGDMVNENQKDKAWSWQQSFSNLGGVLANICPFVLTWIGVANVDKKGVVPLSVRLSFYIAAVILLLISAYTILSVKEYDPKTYAQYHNFDYKEKKEKKSYWTLIKEAPKTFWEVAFIQFFAYFGIQYLWTYTTGAIAQNVWHTANSSSGGFQAAGNWYGILTFVQSVVGILYGFLVLSRTSQFKRKFWYRIGLFCGGLGMIWVSLTHNQYALILAFVLIGVCFLTMHTEPFAIFTTATDGQNDGAYIGLFNVFICLPQIIASVSSFVIFPLVGNSMAAMVMIGGISWLIGAALMSVIKTDSHVKSETIN
- a CDS encoding DUF4411 family protein, which codes for MNGYLVDSNILITSNRRYRQQYFPVVWHFFLQTPHFYMLDRVYNELTSKNDDLKNWTKQNYQNKIIKADDCIAEYTQITQYLLASNLWTAAGYQEWTAKYEKADPWLIACAMKNSYTILTDERSTGPNGNKSDNEPKIPFVANEFNVPTMNFWTFLAENNFVAN
- a CDS encoding ImmA/IrrE family metallo-endopeptidase is translated as MATTRIKIKESLKQWAFETTDLGEDTLVEITQRNKWLQQSSKLYLQPTVKQLGAFATRLHIPFGSLLLDKPPKTEDIRLAFRTQQNVPAEVSLNVRDIIYEMRRKQSWFKEESGLANQKLSIVGSASKLNNAETLNAVLNLLTLNHFNSPRDLFNDLRDQLAHLGILNMQKGNAGLGTTRPLDVSELRAFVLLDDYAPLIFINQKDSYTARIFSLIHEFIHILHGSDELLSDKDTDVTEERNINKIVSAFLMPEGKFKNIFKNHDINKTARYFNTSPEAAAIRAQEIGLINNINEVAILSNSGSLKKSSGGNPYNNALTLNDKRYMNALVSAQETGTIQPTQAATLIGISYKMLDKTIETFNEREALV
- a CDS encoding AI-2E family transporter — encoded protein: MINAWQRFINNVKLRRFCVLILIIFILWLARSIMSIVLLTFIFTFLVVHLVHFIQRYFKLPSVLIVIVTYAVLFAALYFGITNYLPKLITQIVRMTTSLIDFYQNPDRNTYELFKFVTNYIGSSGITEQFKKGVGLVFTYITSVGSMGVTFVLSLILSFFYSIELKQMNSFSHLFLDSEFGWFFQDLAFFGHKFVNTFGVVLEAQFFIAICNTAITTVILIFMGMPQIMALAIMIFILSLIPVAGVIVSCIPLSIIGYSVGGIRDVVYILIMITAVHMLEAYVLNPKFMSSRTELPIFYTFVVLLVSERLFGVWGLIVGVPIFTFLLDILGVKSIPRPKRRLRRPHSKIKPGN
- a CDS encoding 2,3-diphosphoglycerate-dependent phosphoglycerate mutase, producing MAKLVLIRHGQSEWNLSNQFTGWVDVDLSEEGVQQAKNAGAAIKKAGIEFDYAYTSVLTRAIKTLHYALEGSDQLWVPETKTWRLNERHYGALQGQNKAEAAKKWGDDQVHTWRRSYDVLPPLLDANDEGSAAKDRRYANLDPRLIPGGENLKVTLERVMPLWEDEIAPKLLDGQNIIIAAHGNSLRALSKYIEQISDEDIISLEMATGQPVVYDFDEKLNVLGKEKY